One genomic window of Corvus moneduloides isolate bCorMon1 chromosome 14, bCorMon1.pri, whole genome shotgun sequence includes the following:
- the LOC116451140 gene encoding protein CXorf21-like codes for MLAEGILTRLIYKESCHPDKPRKSPASQKAKEGIWRQKLVDIPKIKGFADGCEKQGELSARSSKVEAGSGPRWGSIEKEPSKGQEMLAKGTASPALHIPKRGGSLDRVDLYRSWPCNSIYQNYPDLQIGGDCVGGHTCDSGCVLDHVWDELPDGPVLLSIDIPLGQSPIPCEHPKNPSVMSLPGDEAGERSIVLSEEPLSNSTLNKYMEAKVAELYKQFFEESLARCGSITNLLAGSWIRNSLDQISVQISQEQSIETSKARGALLHSLALFSSRNAPNRNSSEFSTPNLQISNIVGAKWSCRMEFTS; via the coding sequence ATGCTGGCAGAAGGCATCCTAACGAGGCTCATCTATAAAGAAAGCTGTCATCCAGATAAGCCTCGCAAATCTCCTGCATCCCAAAAGGCTAAAGAGGGAATCTGGAGACAGAAACTTGTAGACATCCCAAAAATTAAAGGCTTTGCTGATGGATGTGAGAAGCAGGGGGAGCTCTCTGCCAGAAGCAGCAAAGTGGAAGCCGGGAGCGGCCCTCGATGGGGATCCATAGAAAAGGAGCCCTCAAAAGGTCAGGAAATGCTGGCTAAAGGAACTGCATCCCCAGCTTTACATATCCCCAAGAGAGGAGGAAGCCTAGACCGGGTGGATTTGTACAGATCCTGGCCATGCAACAGCATTTACCAGAACTATCCTGACCTGCAGATCGGGGGGGACTGTGTGGGGGGCCACACGTGTGACTCCGGCTGTGTCCTGGACCATGTGTGGGATGAACTTCCCGACGGCCCCGTCCTGCTCTCCATAGATATTCCCCTAGGTCAGTCCCCCATTCCGTGTGagcatcccaaaaatcccagtgtgATGTCCCTGCCTGGAGATGAAGCTGGAGAAAGGAGCATTGTGCTCAGTGAGGAGCCTCTTTCCAACTCCACACTCAACAAGTACATGGAAGCCAAAGTGGCAGAGCTCTACAAACAGTTTTTTGAAGAAAGCCTGGCCAGATGTGGTTCCATAACAAACCTCCTCGCTGGCAGCTGGATAAGGAACAGCCTGGACCAGATAAGTGTTCAGAtctcccaggagcagagcatAGAAACATCCAAAGCCAGAGGAGCCCTCTTGCACTCGTTGGCTTTGTTCAGCTCCCGCAACGCTCCCAACAGGAACAGCTCTGAGTTCAGCACGCCAAACCTCCAAATCTCCAACATAGTGGGTGCAAAATGGAGCTGCAGGATGGAATTCACATCCTGA